One Hordeum vulgare subsp. vulgare chromosome 4H, MorexV3_pseudomolecules_assembly, whole genome shotgun sequence DNA window includes the following coding sequences:
- the LOC123447101 gene encoding anthocyanidin 3-O-glucoside 6''-O-acyltransferase-like: MSAHSSLRVVDASVIRPSDVDLPPRSIPLTFFDVKWLRPPPVQRLFLYRLHGNHNVEQLISDLKASLSKALTLFYPLAGHVRLVPNSSKRYELSYQPGDGVCFTTAEYDADVDDLARPSDGEPVHVARLAPLVPPLPQGRAVLAVQATALLDGRGLALGVTVHHSAGDGASSTHFMHTWAAVCNGAVEMPPPPVIDRTLIADPRGLYDIYCKGLPSDGGEIEFATSSVSSVRDDQLVATFTLTPEVLTAIKDALAGEAARHGAPSRRCSSTLAAYSFIWSCYCRAKKEQNHTKTTHILFSVDHRARLKPPVPPKYFGNCCSPAIAGARHDELAAAGTGGLFTAFTAIASALEEEVGEGSQERWDGCIERVKEAAKAGMMFVVGSPKFRVYDTDFGFGRPAKVVAMSATATGSMPVADARDGGGGVEVALSFPADGMDRFRRCFTDAMHAIGVQ, from the coding sequence GTGCCCACAGCAGTCTCCGCGTCGTGGACGCTAGCGTGATCAGGCCGTCCGACGTCGACCTCCCGCCGCGCTCCATTCCGCTCACCTTCTTCGACGTCAAGTGGCTCCGCCCGCCGCCCGTCCAGCGCCTCTTCCTCTACCGCCTCCACGGCAACCACAACGTCGAGCAGCTCATCTCCGACCTCAAGGCCTCCCTCTCCAAGGCCCTCACCCTCTTCTACCCGCTCGCCGGCCACGTCCGCCTCGTCCCCAACAGCAGTAAACGCTACGAGCTCTCCTACCAGCCCGGCGACGGCGTCTGCTTCACCACCGCCGAGTACGACGCCGACGTCGACGACCTTGCCCGTCCCTCCGACGGCGAGCCCGTGCATGTCGCCAGGCTCGCGCCCCTCGTGCCGCCGCTGCCGCAGGGCCGCGCGGTGCTCGCCGTGCAGGCCACGGCTCTGCTCGATGGGCGGGGCCTCGCGCTGGGCGTCACCGTGCACCACTCCGCCGGTGACGGCGCCAGCTCCACCCACTTCATGCACACCTGGGCCGCCGTCTGCAACGGCGCCGTCGAAATGCCGCCGCCGCCCGTCATCGACCGCACGCTCATCGCTGATCCCAGAGGACTGTACGACATCTATTGCAAAGGGTTGCCGAGTGATGGCGGTGAGATCGAGTTCGCGACCAGCAGCGTGTCCTCTGTCCGCGACGACCAGCTCGTCGCCACATTCACGCTCACTCCTGAGGTCCTAACTGCCATCAAGGACGCGCTCGCCGGAGAGGCGGCCAGGCACGGTGCGCCGTCCCGCAGATGCTCATCGACGCTCGCCGCCTACAGCTTCATTTGGTCCTGCTACTgccgagccaagaaggaacaaaatCATACAAAAACAACCCACATCCTTTTCTCCGTGGATCACCGGGCGCGGTTGAAGCCACCAGTCCCTCCCAAATACTTCGGCAACTGCTGTAGCCCGGCCATCGCCGGTGCACGCCACGACGAGCTCGCGGCGGCCGGCACGGGAGGCCTCTTCACGGCATTCACGGCGATCGCGAGCGCGCTGGAGGAAGAGGTGGGCGAGGGTTCGCAGGAGAGGTGGGACGGATGCATCGAGAGGGTGAAGGAAGCCGCGAAGGCCGGCATGATGTTCGTGGTGGGGTCGCCGAAGTTCCGCGTGTATGACACCGACTTTGGTTTTGGGCGGCCGGCGAAGGTGGTGGCGATGTCTGCGACGGCCACCGGCTCGATGCCGGTGGCAGAtgcgcgcgacggtggtggcggtgtCGAGGTGGCTCTCTCGTTTCCGGCGGACGGCATGGATCGTTTTCGACGGTGCTTTACCGATGCCATGCATGCCATCGGGGTGCAATAA